One region of Drosophila subobscura isolate 14011-0131.10 chromosome J, UCBerk_Dsub_1.0, whole genome shotgun sequence genomic DNA includes:
- the LOC117894664 gene encoding LOW QUALITY PROTEIN: titin homolog (The sequence of the model RefSeq protein was modified relative to this genomic sequence to represent the inferred CDS: deleted 1 base in 1 codon), protein MGNQPGKLHAHAQSGRPKKNVHWKSAERPSPPGRPILTPLSLSEQQPDVVNLRWDRPLLDGGSPITGYTVEHRRMGSPHWVRATPTPVSRCDVCISGLEPGWRYQFRCFAENIVGRSDASELSDPLTVTLQRNAITVPRFIDELLDTDAVEDERIEFRVRILGEPQPEINWFKDGYEIFSSRRTKILNDNDASVLIIHQVALTDEGEIKCTATNRAGHVVTKARLMVQAPPKIRLPRTYEDGLIVEADEVLRLKVGIAGQPPPAITWLHEGEVIAPDGRFEVTNTEKNSLLKIDNVHREDRGEYMVRAWNKLGEDNASFLVTVTARPNAPGTPRLNMSFGKSATLAWTAPLDDGGCKIGNYIVEYFRMGWNVWLKAATTRALTTTLHDLIEGSEYKFRVKAENPYGLSEPSEESELLFIPDPKRGIIKPRSATKIAGDEKDKPKSEAVQVPPRRKTLSPPRPHADAATGMSPKQSPNAKRKPKPQLIDNEQLHHEMSYGTSDQALKMDVRKSPSQSSADSSAKPAAGSSNKLNLTLITTTALADKTGPPAGLQKSPVGSPLKLFNAKPTVEPKEKSPLRFRPQALPSPPEEKPLKSVLHRKRSLSPPSKRQHSETQPTPPPEAIKSTPALQRSAEPVQLGVNQNVRRFSGQALSPARNVPTLALAVAASASAVIGERLPTIEISAPPPATATATAVATATATVPGYEESPRSRPKSKQRPDAAPISRRAPRSADKHDEVHTSNEFMLVVFDKNSKVKDKDKQDSFELDLEDAIQPPPISISAPDLAFLEFNNLHTTFPLRRSVSSTELLYERAMARFYEAVELEQAAKSRKASQDRMANSTQASGPPANLRKRLGSISEAERVSFERRSELRRQSADMVSMGRKWDSRENVNDLGSLSRTHSKALSADEQQQHIREQEQEAPDDEERTESTAEDSEDINMELDEDYPVQGQQHSSYDLGSDYTESTASSEQDSIEKFKMELLARTRSPSPRDLETYHPRTMAAGTFTPYRAPTPEQAAVVLTRPMPLPSPDFVPKPILKRPPNEQGEQPMSPPIPISPSLPGNGNGATPTAAVTLATIPHASPITAPNPNPSTSSSSSLKMDLAKGIKSFFSRDKRSATEKNTEANEEISNPLEKTNAAAIAADLEVKRRAKEEEELRRQEAERLMQEEAHAAVDHYSDLVREVGSSHKYHTPLYLDRDELKRAAAKAAAETDEDEGSMSNTEEHRKRLATKTNDDMLLAPPVLSRERRLSISEREQLVHVRDASSNLAYHKSRDKDEEREAQQQTQSQAEEEEPEYPTVLVVPPPKTKNKSETESESVMSETVEARPDARGRTRLVKIKRVIKRRVPSSTRSRDTSLNRPTALATGGLALAVERTSQTALVLSSAERDLLERASVLAVLQSEEHTHEKVRSALSYCTDLVLFLVACYVYLFKDARLVLPILGLIIYRQLGEAVRGYIPSWLRRKGNDQI, encoded by the exons ATGGGAAATCAGCCGGGAAAGCTTCACGCCCATGCACAGAGCGGTCGACCAAAGAAGAATGTCCATTGGAAGTCTGCAG AACGACCCTCTCCGCCTGGTCGGCCCATATTGACGCCACTGTCGCTctcggagcagcagcccgaCGTGGTCAACCTGCGCTGGGATCGTCCGCTGCTCGACGGAGGCTCCCCGATCACCGGCTACACTGTGGAGCACCGTCGCATGGGCTCGCCGCACTGGGTGCgcgccacacccacacctgtCTCCAGGTGCGATGTGTGCATCAGTGGACTGGAGCCAGGCTGGCGGTACCAGTTTCGCTGCTTTGCCGAAAACATCGTGGGACGATCCGACGCCAGCGAGCTCTCTGATCCCCTGACGGTTACACTGCAGCGCAATGCGATAACCGTTCCCCGCTTCATAGACGAGCTCTTGGACACTGATGCGGTTGAGGATGAGCGCATTGAGTTCCGGGTGCGCATACTCGGCGAGCCACAGCCGGAGATCAACTGGTTCAAGGATGGCTACGAGATCTTCAGCAGTCGCCGCACCAAGATCCtcaacgacaacgacgccAGTGTCCTGATCATTCACCAAGTGGCACTGACGGACGAGGGCGAAATTAAGTGCACGGCAACGAACCGGGCTGGCCACGTGGTGACCAAGGCAAGGCTCATGGTGCAGGCGCCACCCAAGATTCGTTTGCCGCGCACCTACGAGGACGGCCTCATTGTGGAGGCGGACGAGGTGCTGCGTCTGAAGGTCGGCATTGCCGGCCAGCCGCCGCCGGCCATTACCTGGCTCCACGAGGGCGAAGTGATTGCCCCTGATGGACGCTTCGAG GTTACCAATACGGAGAAGAACTCGCTTCTCAAGATAGATAACGTGCATCGCGAGGATCGCGGGGAGTACATGGTGCGTGCATGGAACAAGCTGGGGGAGGACAACGCTTCCTTTCTAGTCACGGTCACGGCACGGCCCAATGCTCCGGGTACGCCCCGTCTGAACATGTCGTTCGGCAAGTCCGCAACGCTCGCCTGGACGGCACCACTGGACGATGGTGGCTGCAAGATCGGCAACTACATTGTGGAGTACTTCCGAATGGGCTGGAACGTCTGGCTGAAGGCCGCCACCACGCGGGCCCTGACGACTACTCTGCACGATCTGATCGAGGGCTCGGAGTACAAGTTCCGCGTCAAGGCTGAGAACCCATATGGCCTGAGTGAGCCATCCGAGGAGTCGGAGCTGCTCTTCATACCCGATCCCAAGCGTGGCATCATCAAGCCAAGGTCTGCGACCAAAATCGCTGGCGATGAGAAGGATAAGCCCAAGTCGGAGGCGGTCCAAGTGCCGCCTCGTCGCAAGACGCTCTCACCACCGCGTCCCCATGCAGATGCCGCGACGGGCATGTCGCCCAAACAGTCGCCAAACGCCAAACGCAAGCCAAAACCTCAGCTCATCGACAACGAGCAGTTGCACCATGAAATGTCGTACGGCACCTCGGACCAGGCTCTGAAAATGGATGTGCGCAAGAGCCCCTCCCAGAGCAGTGCCGACTCCTCGGCCAAGCCGGCGGCTGGATCCAGTAACAAGCTCAACCTCACGTTGATCACCACCACCGCTCTGGCGGACAAGACAGGGCCCCCGGCTGGGCTCCAGAAGTCGCCAGTTGGCTCACCTCTCAAGTTGTTCAATGCCAAGCCCACGGTCGAGCCCAAAGAGAAGTCCCCACTGCGCTTCCGGCCCCAGGCCCTGCCCTCTCCGCCTGAGGAAAAGCCGTTGAAGTCAGTTCTCCATCGAAAACGAAGTCTCAGTCCACCAAGCAAGCGGCAGCACTCCGAAACGCAACCAACACCCCCACCAGAGGCCATCAAGTCAACTCCAGCCCTGCAGCGCAGCGCGGAGCCAGTCCAACTGGGAGTTAATCAGAACGTGAGACGATTCTCGGGCCAAGCCCTAAGCCCGGCGAGGAACGTGCCCACCCtggcattggcagtggctgccagtGCTAGTGCGGTGATTGGTGAGCGGCTGCCCACCATTGAGATCagtgcaccaccaccagccacagccacagccacagcggtTGCCACAGCGACTGCCACAGTTCCGGGCTATGAAGAGTCCCCCAGATCCAGACCCAAGTCCAAACAGAGACCAGACGCTGCTCCAATTTCTAGACGTGCCCCCAGGTCAGCGGACAAGCACGACGAGGTGCACACCAGTAACGAGTTCATGCTCGTCGTCTTCGACAAGAACAGCAAGGTCAAGGATAAGGACA AGCAAGACTCCTTCGAGCTGGACCTGGAGGATGCCATACAGCCACCGCCTATATCCATCTCCGCCCCAGATCTGGCATTTCTGGAGTTCAATAACCTGCACACCACCTTCCCGCTGCGTCGCTCCGTGAGCTCCACCGAGCTGCTCTATGAGCGCGCAATGGCGAGATTCTACGAGGCGGTGGAGTTGGAGCAAGCGGCCAAGTCGAGAAAGGCCTCTCAGGACAGAATGGCAAATAGCACGCAGGCCTCTGGTCCGCCGGCCAATCTACGCAAGCGCCTCGGCTCAATTTCAGAGGCAGAGCGCGTCTCCTTCGAGCGGAGGAGCGAGCTGCGCCGGCAATCAGCGGACATGGTTAGCATGGGGCGAAAGTGGGACTCAAGGGAGAACGTCAACGATCTGGGCAGCCTCTCACGCACCCACAGCAAGGCACTGAGTGCGgatgagcaacagcagcacatccgggagcaggagcaggaagcgCCTGACGACGAAGAACGGACCGAGAGCACTGCAGAAGACAGTGAAGATATTAACATGGAACTGGACGAGGACTATCCAGTGCAGGGACAACAACACTCTAGCTACGACCTGGGCTCTGACTACACGGAGAGCACAGCCTCCTCGGAGCAGGACTCCATTGAGAAATTCAAGATGGAACTGTTGGCTCGCACCCGTTCGCCCAGCCCCCGCGATCTGGAGACGTACCATCCTCGGACCATGGCCGCTGGCACCTTCACACCCTATCGCGCCCCCACACCGGAGCAGGCGGCTGTGGTCCTCACCCGCCCAATGCCACTGCCCAGTCCCGACTTTGTACCCAAGCCGATCCTTAAGCGCCCGCCCAACGAGCAGGGGGAGCAGCCCATGAGCCCACCCATCCCCATCAGTCCATCTCTGCCGGGAAACGGCAATGGTGCCACACCCACCGCAGCAGTGACACTCGCAACTATCCCACACGCCTCACCAATCACGGcccccaatcccaatcccagtaccagcagtagcagcagcctAAAGATGGATCTGGCCAAGGGCATAAAGTCG TTTTTTAGCCGCGACAAGCGGTCCGCCACCGAGAAGAACACTGAAGCCAATGAGGAGATATCGAATCCCTTGGAGAAAACcaatgccgctgccattgcggCCGATTTGGAGGTCAAACGCAGagccaaggaggaggaggagttgcgCCGCCAAGAGGCAGAGCGCCTCATGCAGGAGGAGGCACACGCCGCCGTCGATCACTACAGTGACCTAGTGCGGGAGGTCGGCAGCTCCCACAAATACCACACGCCCCTCTACCTAGACCGCGACGAGCTGAAGCGGGCAGCCgcaaaggcagcagccgaAACGGACGAGGATGAGGGATCGATGTCCAACACGGAAGAGCACAGGAAGAGACTGGCCACAAAGACCAACGACGACATGCTACTGGCACCACCAGTGCTCAGTCGGGAGCGGCGTCTGTCCATCTCGGAGCGGGAGCAGCTGGTGCATGTGCGGGATGCGTCCAGTAATCTGGCGTATCACAAATCACGGGACAAAGACGAGGAGCGtgaagcgcagcagcagactcaAAGCcaagcggaggaggaggagcctgAGTACCCGACCGTTCTAGTGGTGCCCCCACCCAAGACAAAGAACAAGAGCGAGACGGAGAGTGAGAGCGTCATGAGCGAGACCGTTGAGGCTCGTCCCGATGCCCGGGGACGAACGCGCCTCGTGAAAATCAAACGGGTGATTAAGCGACGGGTTCCATCCAGCACACGGTCTCGCGACACCTCGCTCAATAGACCCACAGCACTAGCCACGGGAGGCCTGGCTCTAGCCGTGGAGCGGACCTCGCAGACGGCCCTGGTTCTCTCAAGCGCCGAGCGGGATCTTCTGGAGCGGGCATCCGTACTGGCGGTGCTCCAGTCGGAGGAGCATACGCACGAGAAGGTACGCTCGGCTCTCAGCTACTGTACGGATCTGGTTCTCTTCCTTGTTGCCTGTTATGTGTACTTGTTCAAGGACGCGCGGCTTGTCCTGCCCATTCTTGGGCTGATCATTTACCGCCAACTGGGCGAGGCAGTCAGGGGCTATATACCCAGTTGGTTGCGTCGCAAGGGCAACGACCAGATCTGA
- the LOC117893005 gene encoding LOW QUALITY PROTEIN: girdin (The sequence of the model RefSeq protein was modified relative to this genomic sequence to represent the inferred CDS: deleted 1 base in 1 codon): MAGTAAATPMEIDEFINGALVSWLESCLPRAELLAGYTSLLDGHIIHSVWLQIDPEPQNNPSELTEFSGKSLSVARAKNFECIVRNLKSLFEEELGQTILVLPDAVTLGYHPESRSGLEQMKTLLTLLLGAAVQCPNKELFIARIKELDLETQHAIVALIKQVTDSHSLVLTEDSLERLSPQNMYTHILRLTKERDVMYLKWIDLVCMEPEITTGDNLAECGQGVVSVPRSPSNGTATSTPSSSSNSDSNHLAVECADLRSKNRKLRQELEEKSENLLELREELDEKNVRFDRLRQESQDWFAEAKRASAYRDEVDILRERAERADRLEVEVQKYREKLGDSDFYKSRVEELREDNRVLLESKEMLEEQLQRYRKRSEHAISLESEIIKYKQKLNDMALERDVDRSKLEELLEENAQLQLVARNLNSTHEGDKSFSENEDECNSGDNSLSEQLTNNAQTRALKLELENRRLTAALEQLKESSFHESTNKMLELEKEKKKLSLKIDQMQENIQRLSQQNVELEGVFKNALEENKKLQDAVDSRQKSYDRQSLEREVDRQRLADAEQHAETLNKEKQRIQTLNESIQRRADDLERLAESKSKELEQHFEKAKQCEQTKQRLYEIEAKVSAYERENASLLKEVSKLKEGSEEKSVQLDQSINQLDTQTKEIMRLSKVLEETEQVQQKLIELEKQNQELASQRNIDQEMINTLREDLVTGTLVTKKVRHNLAKLGLTDSEPTELNVEHVVEKLVRNPETFKTVREIMLNVKREQQEERYADEEEGEGGLKSDMCVLCHRQEIFTVEKNIELAPTSSSQELRFEHKPRPTPVRESAELMRVKDCNTQLQTENARLSVDVAALGSQITSLNTQHVALQLANSQLAAEKDTLLKDIDSLQQVHKNALQDQVTLQCLHDQLSAEYESLNKDKEQLKAAVRDLRQELRDTREQQTALEQRIEELTTQNGSMKTCSEDLSILRTEHSKLTDDFRNLFATSDRFKNEYKNIQEQYKMIRMEHSSLKLQNTELSGELNTRSDQVRLLQMEYSKLQQRCEMLIQNNGDLDSERKALMDNVSQLLSQYQELLAISLEDKKHFHEEEKNYTERVHSLKRQKEKLEEKIMEHYKKSETTVHKKKPFAISLVRRVKKASSDLMNKVPSRNRRSWVDDARTNSQFVIGSESGGNESDNSNEEPLSVASDTHLLQRNMPLRQSLQRDLLDNSIQRGGAVRSSLQAQKRTDLNNSRRNSVHGSLEAPDVTGSSLTLGTAGSRRTVYLIDEHQKLPDGSSSSPGSNAQQQQSASTSIASDGTPAPNAEPQTPQKNSDNNSNSSSPGPATFLMYNRINTTIGGVSTTTDQTPLVPPVASGSGGGNVSGTPTQDDKSGRKRSEDKSNSIWYEYGCV; the protein is encoded by the exons atggctgGTACGGCCGCGGCAACGCCAATGGAAATTGATGAATTCATAAATGGAGCACTCGTTTCTTGG CTAGAGTCATGTCTGCCACGTGCCGAACTGCTTGCCGGTTACACCTCGCTGCTGGATGGCCATATCATACACAGCGTTTGGCTCCAAATCGACCCGGAGCCGCAAAACAATCCCAGCGAGCTGACCGAGTTTAGTGGAAAATCTTTGAGTGTGGCCAGGGCCAAGAACTTTGAGTGCATCGTTCGGAATCTGAAATCATTGTTTGAGGAAGAGCTGGGTCAGACCATACTGGTCCTGCCCGATGCGGTCACGCTGGGCTATCATCCGGAGAGCAGGAGCGGACTGGAGCAAATGAAAACGCTGCTCACTCTGCTTCTGGGTGCGGCAGTGCAATGTCCCAACAAGGAGTTGTTCATAGCGCGCATCAAGGAGCTCGATCTGGAGACACAGCACGCCATTGTGGCACTCATCAAACAGGTGACCGACAGCCATAGTCTGGTGCTCACCGAAGACTCGCTGGAACGGTTATCGCCGCAAAACATGTACACCCACATCCTTCGCCTGACCAAGGAGCGCGATGTCATGTATTTGAAATGGATTGACCTGGTGTGCATGGAGCCCGAAATAACGACGGGCGACAATTTGGCGGAGTGTGGCCAAGGCGTTGTCAGTGTGCCGCGTTCTCCCTCGAACGGAACCGCCACCTCCACACCCTCATCGTCATCCAACTCGGATAGCAACCATTTAGCAGTGGAGTGTGCAGACCTTAGATCGAAGAATCGCAAGCTTCGCCAGGAGCT GGAGGAAAAGTCAGAGAACCTTCTGGAGCTGCGGGAGGAGCTGGACGAAAAGAATGTGCGTTTTGACAGGCTGCGGCAGGAGAGTCAGGATTGGTTTGCAGAAGCCAAACGGGCATCTGCCTATCGAGACGAGGTGGACATCTTACGCGAGCGAGCTGAGCGCGCCGATCGGCTGGAGGTCGAAGTACAAAAGTATCGTGAGAAACTCGGCGACTCTGATTTCTACAAGTCTCGGGTGGAGGAGTTGCGCGAAGACAACCGTGTGCTGCTGGAGTCAAA AGAAATGCTGGAGGAGCAGTTGCAACGCTACCGCAAACGTTCGGAGCATGCCATTTCCCTGGAGTCCGAGATTATAAAATACAAGCAAAAGCTAAATGACATGGCCCTGGAACGGGATGTGGATCGCTcaaagctggaggagctgctggaggaaaacgcccagctgcagctggtggccagGAATTTGAACTCGACGCACGAGGGCGACAAGTCCTTTTCAGAGAACGAGGACGAATGCAACTCGGGGGACAATAGTCTGTCCGAGCAGCTCACCAACAATGCTCAGACGCGTGCCCtaaagctggagctggagaatcggcggctgactgctgccttggagcagctgaaggaaAGCAGCTTTCACGAGTCCACCAATAAAATGCTGGagttggagaaggagaagaagaagcttTCCCTGAAGATCGATCAGATGCAGGAGAACATTCAGAGGCTATCCCAGCAGAATGTGGAGCTGGAGGGCGTGTTCAAGAATGCCCTGGAAGAGAACAAGAAGCTGCAAGATGCCGTGGACAGTCGCCAGAAGAGCTACGATCGCCAAAGCCTGGAGCGCGAAGTGGACCGCCAGAGGCTTGCAGATGCCGAACAGCATGCCGAAACCCTTAACAAGGAGAAGCAGCGCATCCAAACGCTCAATGAAAGCATTCAACGGCGTGCGGATGACTTGGAGCGGCTGGCGGAAAGCAAGagcaaggagctggagcagcattTCGAGAAGGCAAAGCAGTGCGAGCAGACCAAACAAAGACTCTACGAGATCGAGGCCAAAGTGTCTGCATACGAGCGGGAGAATGCCAGCCTGCTCAAAGAGGTATCGAAACTGAAGGAGGGCAGCGAGGAGAAGTCCGTTCAGCTCGACCAAAGCATCAATCAACTGGACACGCAGACCAAAGAGATTATGAGGCTCAGCAAAGTGCTCGAAGAGACCGAGCAGGTGCAGCAGAAGCTCATCGAGTTGgagaaacaaaaccaagagCTGGCATCGCAACGAAACATCGATCAGGAGATGATTAACACGCTCCGTGAAGACCTGGTCACTGGCACTCTGGTGACCAAGAAGGTGCGACACAATCTGGCGAAGCTCGGCCTCACCGACAGCGAGCCGACTGAACTGAATGTGGAGCATGTGGTTGAGAAACTGGTGCGCAATCCAGAGACCTTTAAAACGGTGCGTGAGATTATGTTGAACGTAAAAcgcgagcagcaggaggaacgcTATGCTGATGAGGAGGAGGGTGAGGGTGGCCTTAAATCGGACATGTGTGTTCTATGCCATCGCCAAGAGATCTTCACAGTGGAGAAGAACATTGAGCTGGCCCCGACCAGCTCTTCCCAGGAACTGCGCTTCGAGCACAAACCTAGGCCGACTCCTGTCCGAGAATCCGCTGAGCTTATGCGTGTTAAGGATTGCAACACGCAGCTGCAGACCGAAAACGCCCGCCTAAGTGTCGATGTGGCTGCTTTGGGGTCACAGATCACTTCCCTGAATACCCAGCACGTGGCTCTGCAGCTGGCAAACTCTCAACTGGCCGCGGAGAAGGACACGCTGCTCAAAGACATCGACTCCCTGCAGCAGGTGCACAAAAATGCGCTGCAAGATCAGGTTACTCTTCAATGTCTGCACGACCAGCTCTCCGCCGAATATGAATCTCTAAACAAGGACAAGGAGCAACTGAAGGCAGCAGTTCGAGATCTGCGCCAGGAGTTGCGCGACACCCGGGAACAGCAAACGGCTTTAGAACAGCGCATTGAGGAACTCACCACTCAAAATGGGAGCATGAAGACCTGCAGTGAGGATCTCTCCATCTTGCGCACCGAGCATTCGAAGCTCACTGACGACTTCCGCAATCTGTTTGCCACCAGCGACCGCTTCAAGAACGAGTACAAAAACATACAGGAACAGTACAAAATGATACGCATGGAGCACAGCAGCCTTAAGCTCCAGAACACGGAGCTCTCG GGGGAGCTCAACACCAGGAGTGATCAAGTGCGTCTACTTCAAATGGAGTACAGCAAACTTCAGCAGCGCTGTGAG ATGCTTATACAAAACAACGGCGACCTGGACTCTGAGCGCAAGGCCCTGATGGACAATGTTTCGCAGCTGCTTTCCCAGTATCAAGAGCTGTTGGCCATTTCCCTGGAGGACAAGAAACATTTTCATGAAGAAGAGAAAAACTATACCGAGCGGGTACACAGCCTGAAGCGGCAAAAGGAGAAGCTAGAAGAGAAAATCATGGAACACTACAAAAAGTCAGAGACGACGGTGCATAAGAA AAAACCCTTTGCCATAAGTCTGGTGCGTCGTGTAAAGAAAGCTAGCTCCGATCTAATGAACAAAGTGCCCAGTCGC AACCGTCGCTCCTGGGTAGATGATGCTCGCACCAATTCGCAATTTGTTATTGGATCCGAGTCTGGTGGCAATGAATCGGACAACAGCAATGAAGAACCCCTGTCCGTTGCCTCCGATACGCATTTGTTGCAGCGAAACATGCCACTTCGCCAGAGCCTTCAGCG GGATTTGCTGGATAACTCGATCCAACGTGGTGGCGCCGTGCGCAGTAGCTTGCAAGCACAGAAACGTACGGATTTGAATAACTCACGTAGAAATAGCGTGCACGG AAGCCTTGAAGCGCCAGACGTGACTGGCAGTAGCCTTACCCTGGGCACAGCCGGCTCCCGCCGTACTGTGTATCTTATTGACGAGCACCAGAAATTACCCGATggatccagctccagccctGGATCTAacgcacaacagcaacagtctgCCAGCACCAGTATCGCCAGTGACGGAACACCAGCTCCCAACGCAGAACCTCAGACCCCACAAAAGAatagcgacaacaacagcaacagcagcagtcctgGACCTGCCACGTTCCTCATGTACAATCGGATTAACACCACGATTGGGGGAGTATCCACGACTACAGACCAAACTCCGCTGGTACCACCTgtggccagcggcagtggaGGTGGGAATGTCTCTGGTACTCCCACTCAGGATGATAAGTCTGGCCGAAAACGGAGCGAGGACAAGAGCAATAGCATCTGGTATGAGTACGGATGCGTctag
- the LOC117893007 gene encoding uncharacterized protein LOC117893007: protein MWLKALIIIPLIFSPYAAATCGVCQTLSKTACRSENTFSACSSGVPLNDIINCPTNYFCTDGEYTCYENAEPVCKADEAPITTTTVKPWTADCQQATKTGFQKNENDPTCTSYLYCKVAEDGTLESATILNCKPNQYFDVSLNACTGTKPDGCTAVATEPTTTTQKPWSAEETCLDVTKSASFKNEDDPTCATYLFCYVSNGVATAQIYSCKGTKPYFDSTLKGCSDKKPADCT from the exons ATGTGGTTGAAGGCTCTAATTATAATTCCGCTG ATCTTTAGTCCATACGCGGCGGCCACTTGCGGTGTGTGCCAGACGCTCAGCAAAACGGCATGCCGTAGCGAAAACACCTTTTCCGCATGCTCGTCAG GAGTACCTCTTAACGATATAATTAACTGTCCGACCAATTATTTTTGCACCGATGGCGAGTACACTTGCTATGAAAATGCTGAGCCGGTATGCAAAGCAGATGAAGCTCCTATCACAACTACAACAGTGAAGCCTTGGACTGCCGACTGCCAgcaagccacaaaaactggctttcaaaaaaacgaaaatgatcCCACGTGCACTTC TTACTTGTATTGTAAAGTCGCCGAGGACGGCACATTAGAAAgcgctacaattttgaattgcAAACCTAACCAATACTTTGATGTGTCCTTAAATGCATGTACGGGCACAAAACCCGATGGGTGTACTGCAGTGGCTACCGAACCAACTACAACAACTCAAAAACCTTGGAGCGCAGAGGAAACCTGTCTGGATGTGACCAAGTCTGCATCATTTAAGAATGAAGATGATCCCACATGTGCCAC cTACCTCTTTTGTTATGTGTCGAATGGAGTAGCAACGGCTCAAATCTATTCTTGTAAAGGAACAAAGCCATACTTTGATTCGACTTTAAAGGGCTGCAGTGATAAGAAACCAGCCgattgtacataa
- the LOC117893009 gene encoding uncharacterized protein LOC117893009, with the protein MSGLQRFQTSKWSVRKKIIMWTKIIISLLLVQHLAAHPAPELDDQSTPEWSAEKTCLEVTKSAIFENQNDPTCGSYVFCYVSNGGATAVIFSCKANTPYFDSTLRLCTAIKAEGCI; encoded by the exons ATGAGTGGCCTTCAACGTTTCCAAACTTCAAAGTGGAGCGTTAGGAAAAAGATCATCATGTGGACGAAAATTATTATATCACTG TTACTTGTGCAACACTTGGCTGCACACCCAGCACCCGAATTAGATGACCAAAGCACACCGGAATGGAGTGCTGAAAAGACCTGCCTGGAAGTGACTAAATCGGCTATATTTGAAAATCAAAACGATCCCACTTGCGGCAG CTACGTCTTTTGCTATGTGTCAAATGGAGGAGCTACTGCGGTGATCTTTTCATGTAAGGCAAATACCCCATACTTTGATTCGACTTTACGGCTCTGCACTGCCATAAAGGCAGAGGGATGTATATAG